Proteins encoded together in one Nostoc sp. PCC 7524 window:
- a CDS encoding peptidoglycan-binding domain-containing protein, translating into MNNFPATLALKFKPQKSRITTIKQIFAKDLDKLTKLSSSNFLRDKFSEQKRLVAKQRRDKLIFRKSQKVSFLNTQKLINKQNSNDNIVATSQSLNNQTLPSLRFKSSGIAVRALQRLLVANGYSVPVDGVFGAVTESAVKAFQAQKNLKVDGIVGLQTWDSLTMYNRFATVWS; encoded by the coding sequence ATGAATAATTTTCCAGCTACATTAGCTCTTAAGTTCAAGCCTCAAAAAAGCCGAATTACAACAATCAAGCAAATATTTGCAAAAGATTTAGATAAATTAACTAAATTATCTTCTTCTAACTTTCTCAGGGATAAGTTTTCTGAACAAAAACGCTTAGTGGCTAAACAACGCAGAGATAAGCTCATTTTTAGAAAATCTCAAAAGGTGAGTTTTCTTAATACACAAAAGTTAATAAACAAACAAAATAGTAATGATAATATTGTTGCCACTTCTCAAAGCTTAAATAACCAAACATTACCCAGTCTACGTTTTAAAAGTTCGGGTATAGCTGTTAGAGCTTTACAACGGCTGTTAGTGGCTAACGGCTATTCTGTTCCAGTAGATGGAGTTTTTGGTGCTGTAACAGAGAGTGCGGTTAAAGCCTTTCAAGCTCAGAAAAACTTAAAAGTAGATGGAATAGTGGGATTGCAAACTTGGGACTCTCTGACAATGTACAACAGATTTGCTACAGTTTGGTCTTAA
- a CDS encoding Maf family protein, whose amino-acid sequence MKIPQFVLASASPARRRLLQTVGIEPIVSPSDFDESQIQVTEPGALVQILAQRKAETVVPQFASALVMGCDSVLAIDGKIHGKPADTAEAIARWQMMRGNCGDLYTGHVLIDTLQNKTLVKCQVTRVYFAQISDRTIQAYVATGEPLKCAGAFALEGFGSLFIEKIAGCHSNVIGLSLPLLRQMLEELGYSVTNFWQTT is encoded by the coding sequence ATGAAAATCCCCCAATTCGTACTCGCCTCTGCTTCCCCAGCCAGACGGCGCTTGTTGCAAACTGTTGGTATTGAACCCATAGTTAGCCCTAGTGATTTTGATGAGTCACAAATTCAAGTCACTGAACCCGGAGCATTGGTGCAAATTCTAGCCCAACGCAAAGCGGAAACTGTTGTACCACAGTTTGCATCAGCTTTAGTGATGGGTTGTGATTCGGTATTGGCTATTGATGGTAAGATTCACGGCAAACCAGCAGATACAGCCGAAGCGATCGCACGTTGGCAGATGATGCGCGGTAACTGTGGCGACCTTTACACAGGTCATGTTTTGATTGATACTTTACAAAATAAAACCCTAGTCAAGTGTCAGGTAACAAGGGTTTACTTTGCACAGATTAGCGATCGCACCATTCAAGCCTATGTAGCTACAGGCGAACCCCTAAAATGCGCTGGTGCTTTTGCTCTAGAAGGCTTTGGCAGTTTATTTATTGAAAAAATCGCAGGTTGTCACAGTAACGTCATCGGACTAAGTTTACCCCTACTCCGCCAAATGTTAGAGGAACTAGGATACAGTGTTACTAACTTTTGGCAAACAACCTAA
- the psbP gene encoding photosystem II reaction center PsbP, protein MWKKIVLILLLVLSFSLTNPGVATAAGFKSFVDTTDGYEFLYPNGWLQVKVANGPDVVFHDLIEISENVSVVISPVPENQSLKELGTPTEVGYKLGKAALAPPDSGRSAELVNALEKESEGKIYYILEYLVKLPNQQQRHNIASVAVSRGKLFTFNASIPEKRWQKVKRTMEDVVNSFSVY, encoded by the coding sequence ATGTGGAAAAAGATTGTACTTATTTTGCTATTAGTGTTAAGTTTCAGCCTGACTAATCCTGGTGTGGCTACGGCCGCTGGATTCAAAAGCTTTGTAGACACAACTGATGGCTATGAGTTTTTATACCCTAATGGCTGGTTGCAGGTGAAAGTCGCTAACGGCCCTGATGTAGTGTTTCACGATTTAATTGAGATATCAGAGAATGTTTCTGTAGTAATTAGTCCTGTTCCAGAAAACCAATCCTTAAAAGAACTGGGAACACCAACGGAAGTAGGATATAAGTTGGGCAAAGCAGCTTTAGCACCTCCAGATTCTGGTCGTTCAGCTGAATTAGTCAATGCTTTGGAAAAAGAATCAGAAGGGAAAATTTACTATATTCTTGAGTATTTAGTAAAACTTCCTAATCAGCAACAACGGCACAACATTGCTAGTGTAGCTGTTAGTCGTGGTAAACTTTTTACCTTTAACGCCTCGATTCCTGAGAAACGTTGGCAAAAAGTCAAACGGACTATGGAAGATGTTGTAAATTCTTTTTCAGTCTATTAA